The proteins below come from a single Candidozyma auris chromosome 3, complete sequence genomic window:
- the KAP120 gene encoding Kap120p, producing the protein MAVETDELLKVLYIVDGAERSSLQHEAEAQLKKWESEPGYHYALQNIYLNTELPMHVRWLAVICFKNGVEKHWRPSRLNAIGKEEKTKIKERLFNLISENNSQLTIQNAHSIARIVRFDFPSEWPTLFDDLSKTLEDYVFVQGNLVATNNLLVVLNQIIKAVSMVRIGRSRHAMQSKAPIIVPILIKSYCKFFQMWTSSLDLTIMEVCYLCLKNLRRIIPEGFEQPHTNQDITDFLKLSVSHLQGLVTEHEKYSSDLLERYVKSYSKLYVNLINSNPTSFVLIPCSSEIITTFLSLLKNRAEDVYKSSEDNDFWETLALKGFLILKKMVAYVYKQGAVTLKQRNDKEDVGNAINKLKTQLFTPEVIFSLCDLIINWYLKLKPSDLESWLLEPEEWVNEELSSSWEYQVRPCAENFYQDLIKYFKDELCDFILNKISNGLTQNESVSDILTKDSILCTFQLSADSIANRVNFDQLLTQVFIPEGLKNDLVENKIIKRRVCLIISTWVPVNCSRESRVNIYKLLINFLQPVNKFNDKVVRLTSIQTLRTIINDWDFNKQDFQPFLKEYVSLSLNMLEDMSFTESKLYILDTLSVLIERCNPLIDETTLMAILQIVPSYWEISKKQEKAILQSSLLRVLKQLVIALNQNSSHTHFITLPLIKACCTQSSEHYSLLSEDGFDLWLAVVQYYPIDMTPNESLVELFSLLHPALMDATEILPTILSIARSYTLLIPKLFETDAGLEAFRVLSGYLPKMRDDVFDIFITMADILLLQESEDDQLINNLINSGLLNAMASYVLDENHSVVLANKILLVLSRLATSSAEAFLNVLQHLQIDSAKFIDVWMNYYKNNGNPRNKKVNLLALISLAVYCVSKNLHGVPQRFGELERNCFLFLEEVNEDESGNCQAYAGDYIYSDVDNYAYLDPDIAPHGEKLRYSKLLEEKDPILKVKMQQYLRDALIKLRGELNESDFATLMSLNDQYTSEKLQQLLA; encoded by the coding sequence ATGGCCGTGGAAACTGATgagctcttgaaagtgCTCTATATAGTTGACGGTGCAGAGCGCAGTTCACTTCAGCATGAAGCTGAGGCCCAACTCAAAAAGTGGGAATCTGAACCGGGATATCATTATGCTCTTCAAAACATATATTTAAACACAGAATTGCCCATGCATGTGAGGTGGCTAGCGGTCATCTGTTTTAAAAATGGAGTGGAAAAACACTGGAGACCATCACGCCTAAACGCTATAGgcaaggaggagaagacGAAAATCAAGGAGAGATTATTCAACCTCATCAGCGAGAATAACTCGCAATTGACCATCCAGAACGCCCATTCAATAGCAAGAATCGTCAGATTTGACTTTCCAAGCGAGTGGCCGACATTGTTTGACGACCTCAGTAAAACGTTGGAGGACTACGTCTTCGTTCAGGGCAACCTTGTGGCCACCAATAACCTTCTTGTGGTTCTCAACCAGATCATTAAAGCAGTTTCAATGGTCAGAATTGGAAGATCTAGGCACGCAATGCAAAGCAAGGCTCCTATAATTGTGCCCATCTTGATAAAGCTGTACTGCAAGTTTTTCCAAATGTGGACATCCTCGTTGGACCTCACGATCATGGAAGTCTGCTATCTttgtttgaaaaatctACGTCGCATTATACCAGAAGGCTTCGAACAACCTCATACTAATCAGGATATCACCGATTTCCTCAAGCTTTCAGTGTCCCACTTGCAAGGCTTGGTTACAGAGCATGAGAAGTATTCTTCTGATTTATTGGAGCGTTACGTTAAGAGCTACAGTAAGCTCTATGTGAACCTCATCAACCTGAATCCTACTAGCTTCGTTCTCATCCCATGCTCACTGGAAATTATCACAACTTTCTTGTCATTACTTAAGAACAGGGCCGAAGATGTCTACAAAAGCAGCGAGGATAATGATTTTTGGGAAACCTTGGCTCTCAAAGGCTTTCtaatcttgaaaaagatggTGGCTTATGTCTACAAACAGGGTGCCGTAACGCTCAAGCAAAGGAATGATAAAGAGGATGTTGGAAATGCtatcaacaaattgaaaacCCAACTCTTCACACCTGAAGTGATATTCAGCTTATGTGatctcatcatcaattggTACTTGAAACTCAAACCTTCAGATCTCGAAAGTTGGCTTCTCGAACCGGAGGAATGGGTAAATGAAGAGCTCAGCTCCAGTTGGGAATACCAAGTAAGACCCTGCGCTGAAAACTTCTACCAAGATCTCATAAAGTATTTCAAGGATGAACTCTGTGACTTTATCCTTAACAAAATATCAAATGGTCTAACCCAAAATGAATCGGTCTCTGACATTCTCACTAAAGACTCTATCTTGTGTACCTTCCAACTCTCAGCCGACTCCATTGCTAATAGGGTCAACTTTGACCAGCTTTTGACACAAGTCTTCATTCCAGAGGGCCTCAAGAATGATCTCGTCGAGAACAAGATAATCAAACGAAGAGTTTGCCTCATTATTTCAACATGGGTTCCTGTGAATTGTTCACGCGAGAGTAGAGTGAACATCTACAAATTACTCATCAATTTCTTACAGCCCGTTAATAAGTTTAACGATAAGGTCGTCAGACTCACTTCTATCCAAACTTTGAGAACTATCATCAATGACTGGGATTTTAATAAGCAAGACTTTCAGCCTTTCTTAAAGGAGTATGTATCGCTTTCTCTCAACATGTTGGAAGATATGTCATTCACAGAGTCCAAACTTTACATATTGGATACGTTGAGTGTCTTAATTGAAAGGTGCAACCCACTTATTGATGAAACAACCTTAATGGCAATCTTGCAAATCGTGCCATCATATTGggaaatttcaaaaaagcaagaaaaagccattttgcaatctTCTTTGTTGCGAGTTCTAAAACAATTGGTTATCGCATTAAATCAAAACTCATCTCATACCCATTTCATAACATTGCCTTTGATTAAAGCTTGCTGTACACAATCGTCGGAACACTATTCGCTACTATCAGAGGATGGCTTTGATCTTTGGCTTGCGGTTGTGCAATACTACCCCATCGACATGACTCCAAACGAGTCACTCGTAGAGCTTTTCAGTTTATTACACCCTGCGCTTATGGATGCGACGGAGATTCTCCCGACTATCCTTTCTATCGCAAGAAGCTACACTTTACTCATCCCAAAGTTATTCGAAACCGATGCCGGTCTAGAAGCGTTTAGAGTTCTTTCAGGCTACTTGCCAAAAATGCGTGATGACGTCTTCGACATTTTCATCACAATGGCAGACATTTTATTATTGCAGGAGAGCGAAGATGATCagctcatcaacaatctAATCAACAGTGGTTTATTAAACGCTATGGCCTCATatgtccttgatgaaaatcaCAGTGTCGTACTCGCAAACAAGATATTGCTAGTTTTGTCGAGGCTTGCAACAAGCTCCGCGGAGGCATTCTTGAATGTGTTGCAACATCTACAAATTGATTCGGCCAAATTCATCGATGTCTGGATGAACTACTACAAAAACAATGGCAATCCTAGAAACAAGAAGGTCAATCTACTTGCGCTCATATCTTTGGCGGTATATTGCGTTTCGAAGAATCTTCATGGCGTACCACAAAGGTTTGGCGAGCTTGAAAGAAATTGTTTCTTATTTTTAGAGGAAGTCAATGAGGACGAGTCTGGAAACTGCCAGGCCTACGCGGGAGACTATATCTATAGCGATGTAGACAATTATGCCTACCTTGATCCGGATATTGCTCCCCATGGAGAGAAGTTGAGATACctgaagcttttggaggaaaagGATCCAAtcttgaaagtgaagatgcAGCAGTACTTAAGAGATGCCCTCATTAAGTTACGCGGGGAACTTAATGAAAGCGATTTTGCTACCTTGATGTCACTTAATGATCAGTACACATCAGAGAAATTACAGCAATTATTGGCTTGA
- the COX11 gene encoding Cox11p, whose protein sequence is MSLRLYQRGIFSLRSSSVLSPRLLPARSTRLAFRSYSDDHRGSPSEEKIRRARENYERYQKQNEEKMKLRNRSAAYYSGSVIMFFLGLSCVAVPFYRYLCKRTGWDGTPITDSRMFTPDRLIPVDTNKRIRVSFTCQASGMLPWKFTPLQKEVYIVPGETALVFYRAKNMSKEDIVGMATYSVTPDNVAAYFNKIQCFCFEEQRLAAGEEVDMPVFFFIDPDFAKDPTMKNIDDVILNYSFFKASYKDGELAPIPMPKVEVKASVA, encoded by the coding sequence ATGTCGTTACGGCTATATCAACGAGGAATCTTTTCATTAAGATCATCATCTGTCTTATCACCCAGATTATTACCAGCAAGATCCACTCGTTTGGCGTTCAGATCGTACAGTGACGATCACAGGGGGTCCCcatcagaagagaaaattaGAAGAGCACGGGAGAACTATGAGAGATATCAAAAgcaaaacgaagaaaagatgAAGCTAAGAAACAGATCTGCTGCATACTACTCTGGGTCTGTGATTATGTTCTTTTTGGGTCTTTCATGTGTAGCTGTTCCATTTTATAGGTACCTTTGTAAGAGAACTGGATGGGACGGCACGCCAATCACAGACTCCAGAATGTTTACGCCAGACCGTTTGATACCGGTTGACACCAATAAGCGGATCAGAGTGTCTTTCACCTGTCAGGCATCAGGAATGTTGCCCTGGAAGTTCACGCCCTTGCAGAAAGAGGTTTACATCGTGCCAGGAGAAACAGCGCTTGTATTTTACAGGGCAAAGAACATGTCAAAGGAAGACATAGTTGGTATGGCCACGTATTCTGTCACTCCCGATAACGTGGCGGCatacttcaacaagatccAGTGCTTCTGTTTTGAGGAACAAAGGCTTGCGGCAGGCGAAGAAGTCGACATGCCTgtgtttttcttcattgatCCAGATTTTGCCAAGGACCCTACGATGAAGAATATTGACGATGTCATCCTTAACTACTCCTTCTTTAAGGCGTCGTACAAGGATGGAGAGTTGGCGCCTATACCTATGCCAAAGGTTGAAGTGAAGGCATCTGTGGCTTAG
- the BET4 gene encoding Rab geranylgeranyltransferase BET4 yields MQHGIKREKLSENARKTKQEKDKLKIKHYRRLTARCLDNKHKKIFTKETLAETETLLDLNPEFNAIWNYRRDILVHLFGSGEIKKKDVLEKDLMMVMQMLKRFPKCYWIWNHRYWCLAQLQNDNEANWKFELGIVSKLLELDSRNYHGWHYRRYVIENMENVARARAEGDKGKQVLAELQIDLMDFQYTTEKINKNLSNFSAWHNRANLIPKIFDELAKIHDSEALERYSEILKIFESPTTLIKHDLDLLKTGIYMDAEDSSIWKYMHWLVSEDLFVKDLEQREEFKPVISQLLKDVEELNALEKEDSANDSDSAWCLKTMVMLKALLLRGNEVSALDEVKAHLERLIELDPLRKGHYKDQLAGEAPLF; encoded by the exons ATG CAACACGGAATCAAGCGTGAGAAATTGTCCGAGAATGCAAGGAAGacaaaacaagagaaagacaagctcaagatcaagcattACAGACGGCTCACCGCGAGATGCCTAGacaacaagcacaagaagatATTCACCAAAGAGACATTGGCTGAAACCGAAACACTTCTAGACCTTAATCCTGAGTTTAATGCAATATGGAATTACCGGAGAGATATCTTGGTTCACCTATTTGGTAGTGGcgagatcaagaagaaggatgtgttggagaaagacCTAATGATGGTGATGCAGATGCTCAAGCGTTTTCCCAAGTGTTATTGGATATGGAATCATAGGTATTGGTGTCTAGCGCAGCTTCAGAATGATAACGAGGCAAACTGGAAGTTTGAGCTAGGCATTGTGCTGAAGCTACTAGAATTGGACAGCCGAAACTACCATGGGTGGCATTACAGGCGGTATGTGATTGAAAACATGGAGAATGTAGCTCGGGCACGAGCTGAAGGTGACAAGGGAAAACAGGTGCTTGCCGAGCTACAGATTGACTTGATGGATTTCCAGTACACCACagagaaaatcaacaagaacctcTCCAACTTCAGTGCTTGGCACAATAGAGCTAACCTCATACCCAAAATATTCGATGAGCTCGCAAAAATTCACGATTCAGAGGCATTGGAACGGTATTCCGAAATcctcaaaatttttgagTCACCTACAACACTCATCAAGCACGATCTTGATCTACTCAAGACAGGCATTTATATGGACGCGGAAGACAGCTCCATTTGGAAGTACATGCACTGGCTCGTAAGCGAGGACCTTTTTGTGAAGGACcttgaacaaagagaagagttCAAGCCAGTCATTTCTCAACTCTTAAAGGACGTGGAAGAGCTAAATGCgttggaaaaagaagatagTGCCAACGATTCTGATAGTGCGTGGTGCCTTAAAACCATGGTCATGTTGAAGGCACTCTTATTGCGCGGCAACGAAGTTTCAGCGCTTGACGAAGTAAAAGCCCACTTGGAACGGCTAATCGAACTTGACCCGCTCAGAAAGGGCCACTACAAGGACCAGCTAGCTGGTGAGGCGCCCCTCTTCTAG
- a CDS encoding glutathione S-transferase family protein, translating into MSSHDKFILYWLDESRAHRILWLLELLELDYDVDVYLRHPETWRGPPELFHVHPLGKAPILEIKFADGRPDLQLAESGLIIQYLLKHYDPHRKFSPKGEREQIKMDYYLHYAEGTLEAILMSMLINSTAKRVAPFGMRTLAKVYSRGVNNGYYIHEYHLNLRYLENQLRNEGTGYFVGGKLTGADIILSFPIYENLFDNEAGVKECADETDLFKKYPNLAAWCDKIKNNPAYMRITEMMRNKVDEMYAMKKKRK; encoded by the coding sequence ATGTCGTCTCATGATAAGTTTATTTTATATTGGCTTGACGAGTCTCGAGCACACAGGATCTTGTGGCTTCTCGAGCTACTCGAGCTCGACTACGACGTTGATGTCTACCTACGCCACCCAGAGACATGGAGAGGGCCCCCTGAATTGTTTCATGTGCACCCATTGGGTAAAGCGCCGATTCTTGAGATTAAGTTTGCTGATGGCAGACCAGACCTTCAATTGGCTGAGTCGGGCTTGATTATACAAtatcttttgaagcactATGACCCTCATCGCAAGTTCCTGCCGAAAGGAGAGAGAGAACAGATCAAAATGGATTACTACCTTCATTACGCCGAGGGCACGCTTGAAGCCATATTGATGTCGATGTTAATCAACTCCACTGCCAAGCGTGTGGCTCCATTCGGCATGAGAACGCTTGCGAAAGTATACTCTAGGGGAGTCAACAACGGTTACTACATTCACGAATACCATCTTAATTTGCGTTACTTAGAGAATCAGCTCCGCAATGAAGGTACAGGTTACTTTGTTGGCGGCAAGTTGACCGGCGCAGATATAATTTTGAGTTTCCCCATCTATGAGAACTTGTTTGATAACGAGGCCGGTGTCAAGGAATGTGCGGACGAGACTGacctcttcaagaaatacCCCAATCTAGCCGCCTGGTgtgacaagatcaaaaatAACCCAGCCTACATGCGTATAACTGAGATGATGAGGAACAAGGTTGACGAGATGTATgccatgaagaagaagagaaagtga